The DNA region CTCGCCGTTGACCTCGGCGGCGGGCCTGGACAGAATCGCCACCGCCGAGTCCGCCATGATGTCGGCGCTGCGCGAGGCCGCCACGAGCGCGTCGCCGTCGGCGAGGTTGGTCACCGCCGACGTGGCGATGTAGGTCTGGGGCCACAGACAGCTGAACCCGATGCCGGTATCGGCGTACTCGGTGGCCCACCCCAGGCTCAGCAATGTCATCCCGTACTTGGACAGCGTGTACGCCGGGTGCGCGCCGAGCCAGTACGGGTTCATGTTCAACGGCGGAGAGATCGTCAACACCTGCGCGTGCGGGGATTTCTGAAGATGCGGCAGCGCCGCCTTGGTCAGCAGGAACGTGCCACGGACGTTGATGTCCATCATCAGGTCGAACTTCTTGGCGGACAGATCCTCGGTGCGATCGGTCGCGATGGCGCTGGCGTTGTTCACGACGATGTCGACACCGCCGAAGCGTTCGACCGCTGCCTCGACGGCGCGCTGCACGTCCTCTTCCTTACGGACGTCACCGACGACGGCCAGGCCCTTGCCGCCGGCGGCCTCGACCTCGGCGACCGCGGTGTGCACGGTGCCGGGAAGTTTCGGGTGGGGCTCCGCGGTCTTGGCCAGCAGCACGACGTTGGCTCCGAGCCTCGCGGCGCC from Mycobacterium sp. DL includes:
- a CDS encoding NAD(P)-dependent oxidoreductase; this encodes MSSESSLTGRTLVVSGGSRGIGLAIALGAARLGANVVLLAKTAEPHPKLPGTVHTAVAEVEAAGGKGLAVVGDVRKEEDVQRAVEAAVERFGGVDIVVNNASAIATDRTEDLSAKKFDLMMDINVRGTFLLTKAALPHLQKSPHAQVLTISPPLNMNPYWLGAHPAYTLSKYGMTLLSLGWATEYADTGIGFSCLWPQTYIATSAVTNLADGDALVAASRSADIMADSAVAILSRPAAEVNGECFIDADVLTAAGVSDLSRYGGGDDPMWDIFLDKS